From a single Pseudalkalibacillus hwajinpoensis genomic region:
- a CDS encoding transcription repressor NadR, with protein sequence MGQEGEKILGENRRMLILKWLKESEKPLTGSDLSKRTKVSRQVIVQDISLLKARNEPIIATSQGYILFDVERKETQKEQVIACQHTPEDTKNELYTIVDNGGTVKDVTVEHPLYGDLTASLFVSNRLEADQFLAKLSVTNASLLSELTSGVHLHTIEASSTTQLAAVCQALKKEGFLLED encoded by the coding sequence ATGGGACAAGAAGGAGAAAAAATACTCGGTGAAAACAGGAGAATGCTTATTCTGAAATGGCTTAAAGAAAGCGAAAAGCCTTTGACAGGTAGTGATTTATCTAAACGAACAAAAGTGAGTCGTCAAGTGATTGTACAGGATATATCCCTATTAAAAGCGAGAAACGAACCGATTATTGCGACATCACAAGGATATATCCTTTTCGATGTTGAAAGAAAGGAAACGCAAAAAGAACAGGTAATTGCCTGCCAACATACACCTGAGGATACGAAAAATGAATTGTATACGATCGTGGATAACGGAGGAACGGTAAAGGATGTCACCGTCGAACACCCCCTTTACGGCGATCTAACCGCCTCACTTTTCGTGAGCAACCGTCTTGAAGCCGATCAGTTTCTTGCAAAGCTTTCGGTAACAAACGCATCACTATTGTCAGAGCTTACCTCTGGTGTTCATCTTCATACGATAGAAGCAAGCTCCACTACACAGCTGGCTGCAGTTTGTCAGGCATTAAAAAAAGAAGGTTTTCTGTTGGAAGATTAG
- a CDS encoding IscS subfamily cysteine desulfurase, giving the protein MIYLDNAASTPMSDNALLAYTKAAKEYFANTQSSHDAGTRAAQLLESARTSIAQMLNGDPSGIYFTSGGTEANVLALTGLVKRYQTGHLITAQAEHSSVLHTFEKLEREGYRVTFLSYDAEGHIRIEELLEAICEDTILVSLAHANSETGTTQQIKEIGEELSKRNILFHTDMVQSFSKIPIDVRQMKINALSISSHKLHGPKGVGVCYISPPIPWVSGLPGTIHEKGFRPGTVNVPGICAFIAAAEEAVALMEDEGKRLMNFRNYLTNALAHPNIVFEGHQGLPHILGVRVKGLEGQYVMLELNRRNIAVSTGSACSIGQQKPSKTLLSMGRTLDEARELIRISFGRETTQDNLEKTVSVFHEILTRCSSTKL; this is encoded by the coding sequence ATGATCTATTTAGACAATGCTGCATCTACCCCAATGTCTGATAATGCGTTACTTGCTTATACCAAAGCTGCTAAAGAATATTTTGCTAACACCCAAAGTTCTCATGACGCCGGCACGAGAGCAGCCCAACTTCTTGAATCAGCTCGTACATCCATCGCTCAAATGCTTAATGGAGATCCTTCCGGTATCTATTTCACTTCCGGCGGAACAGAAGCAAATGTTCTTGCGTTAACAGGCCTTGTTAAACGCTATCAAACAGGACATCTTATCACCGCTCAAGCAGAGCACTCCTCTGTTCTTCACACATTCGAAAAACTAGAACGTGAGGGATACCGCGTTACTTTCCTTTCATATGATGCTGAAGGTCACATTCGAATAGAAGAACTGTTAGAAGCTATTTGCGAAGATACCATTTTAGTTTCCCTTGCACATGCGAACAGTGAAACGGGAACGACTCAACAGATTAAAGAAATTGGTGAAGAGCTTTCCAAACGAAATATCCTTTTTCATACTGACATGGTTCAGAGCTTTAGCAAAATCCCAATTGATGTTCGCCAGATGAAGATCAATGCCCTATCCATATCCTCTCACAAGCTTCATGGTCCAAAAGGGGTGGGCGTTTGTTACATCTCGCCTCCTATTCCATGGGTCTCGGGCCTTCCTGGCACAATCCACGAAAAAGGCTTCCGTCCGGGAACTGTTAACGTTCCTGGTATATGCGCGTTTATCGCCGCCGCAGAAGAAGCGGTTGCCCTAATGGAGGATGAAGGGAAACGATTAATGAACTTTCGAAATTACCTCACCAATGCACTCGCTCATCCGAATATTGTATTCGAAGGACATCAGGGGCTTCCTCATATTTTAGGAGTTCGTGTTAAAGGCCTTGAGGGCCAGTATGTCATGCTTGAACTTAATCGGAGGAATATTGCAGTTTCAACTGGCTCTGCCTGTTCGATCGGGCAGCAAAAGCCTTCCAAAACGCTTCTTTCAATGGGAAGAACCCTTGATGAAGCGAGAGAGCTTATTCGAATTAGCTTTGGAAGAGAGACAACACAGGACAATCTTGAAAAAACAGTGAGCGTTTTTCACGAGATCCTTACACGCTGTTCCTCAACAAAGCTATAA
- the nadB gene encoding L-aspartate oxidase, which translates to MTQLTTEVLVIGSGIAGLMAADLLSAKKNVTIITKSALGQSNSRLAQGGIAAVTTKDDSWTNHFFDTIRAGAFHNDEELTELLVRSGPEQIRQLINFGVQFDKGSDGTYLRCKEGAHNTSRILHSGGDATGKEIIETLINRVKMKCTILEHHFAVDLLMDEGVCNGAVVLNGDNEALSITAIHTILATGGAGQLYPVTSNDPSITGDGIAIAYRAGAILSDLEFIQFHPTMFAGDRNQSFLISEAVRGEGAILVTAKGDRLMKGKHEQMELAPRDVVSRAIYQEKSDVYLDISMINQFDQRFPTIASLCYEHGLSLSDGKLPVKPGAHFLMGGVMTDRHGRTSIDGLLALGEVANTGVHGANRLASNSLLEGVVFANAAARWIQNDTRKQVCNLIAQSLQVPEDMPEVNYIKELMNRKVGIIRNGAGLNTAIQKLEAPLIQARKNASNSEEILRYNMLQVSWLIATSAYLRIESRGGHFRKDYPNLKQEFKKKRIIRRVSQDDWVQT; encoded by the coding sequence ATGACACAATTAACGACAGAAGTACTAGTCATTGGAAGTGGGATTGCCGGCTTGATGGCTGCTGACCTTCTTTCTGCGAAAAAGAATGTGACAATTATCACAAAGTCAGCGCTAGGTCAAAGTAATTCTCGGCTGGCGCAGGGAGGGATTGCAGCCGTAACGACAAAGGATGATAGCTGGACTAATCATTTTTTTGATACGATTCGTGCGGGTGCATTCCATAATGATGAAGAGCTAACAGAACTCCTAGTTAGAAGTGGACCTGAACAAATCCGACAGCTAATCAATTTTGGAGTGCAGTTTGATAAAGGGTCAGATGGCACCTATCTGAGATGTAAGGAAGGAGCACACAACACATCACGCATTCTTCATTCAGGTGGTGACGCGACTGGTAAGGAAATAATCGAAACGCTGATCAATCGCGTAAAAATGAAATGCACCATATTAGAGCACCATTTTGCTGTGGATTTGCTAATGGATGAAGGGGTTTGTAACGGAGCGGTTGTACTAAATGGGGATAATGAGGCACTATCAATAACCGCTATTCATACGATTCTTGCAACAGGAGGGGCGGGGCAGCTTTATCCTGTCACCTCGAATGATCCATCAATCACGGGAGACGGGATCGCTATCGCTTACAGAGCAGGAGCCATTTTATCTGATCTAGAATTTATTCAATTTCATCCAACGATGTTTGCAGGAGATAGGAATCAGTCGTTTTTGATTTCCGAGGCAGTCAGGGGAGAAGGTGCAATACTAGTTACTGCTAAGGGGGATCGGTTAATGAAGGGCAAGCACGAACAGATGGAGCTTGCCCCGAGAGATGTTGTCTCAAGAGCGATCTATCAGGAAAAATCCGATGTTTATCTCGATATCTCAATGATTAATCAGTTTGATCAGCGTTTCCCTACGATTGCGTCTTTATGCTATGAGCATGGTTTATCTCTTTCAGATGGGAAGCTTCCAGTAAAGCCAGGAGCTCATTTTTTGATGGGTGGTGTCATGACTGATCGACATGGCAGGACGTCCATAGATGGTCTACTTGCACTTGGAGAAGTGGCGAATACGGGTGTTCACGGGGCAAACCGCCTTGCGAGTAATTCTCTTCTAGAAGGTGTTGTTTTTGCAAATGCAGCCGCACGGTGGATTCAAAACGATACAAGGAAACAAGTATGCAACCTTATAGCCCAAAGCCTTCAAGTTCCTGAAGACATGCCAGAAGTGAATTACATAAAGGAACTGATGAACAGGAAAGTTGGTATCATCCGTAATGGGGCTGGTTTGAACACGGCCATTCAAAAACTTGAAGCTCCACTCATACAGGCACGTAAAAATGCAAGTAATAGTGAAGAAATCCTTCGCTACAATATGCTTCAAGTCAGCTGGCTTATCGCTACTTCTGCTTATCTCCGGATCGAAAGTCGGGGCGGACATTTTCGGAAAGATTATCCTAATCTTAAACAGGAATTTAAGAAAAAACGTATAATCAGGAGGGTTTCACAGGATGATTGGGTTCAAACTTAA
- the nadC gene encoding carboxylating nicotinate-nucleotide diphosphorylase, giving the protein MIGFKLKKDLEQFFIEDIGCTDLSSELLFTGDTKAEAEVLVKEDGIFCGKDVIVKGFSLIDDQLSVEVYVEDGDPVHLGEVIASVKGRVSSILTAERVILNMIQRMSGISTMTKKAVETLNSKHTRICDTRKTTPGLRMYEKYAVRCGGGFNHRITLDGGVMLKDNHIAQFGSIQKAVAHVRARLGHMTKIEVETGSEAEVYDAVKANADIIMFDNCIPKDAAAYATLVPDHIVTEVSGGITLENLAFYQQAGIDYISLGCLTHSVNSLDISLRMKGEVE; this is encoded by the coding sequence ATGATTGGGTTCAAACTTAAGAAAGATCTCGAGCAGTTTTTTATTGAAGATATTGGATGCACCGATTTATCCAGCGAGTTATTGTTTACAGGGGATACAAAGGCTGAAGCGGAAGTTCTTGTTAAAGAAGACGGGATCTTTTGTGGGAAAGACGTCATTGTAAAAGGGTTTTCTTTAATAGATGATCAGTTATCCGTCGAAGTTTACGTGGAAGATGGTGACCCTGTTCATTTAGGAGAAGTGATTGCTTCTGTAAAAGGGCGTGTTTCCTCCATTCTTACAGCAGAACGCGTGATTCTTAATATGATTCAGCGTATGAGCGGGATTTCAACGATGACGAAAAAGGCTGTAGAAACGTTAAATAGTAAACATACAAGGATTTGTGATACGCGCAAAACAACTCCAGGTCTTCGAATGTATGAAAAATATGCAGTCAGGTGCGGTGGTGGCTTTAATCATCGAATCACATTAGATGGAGGAGTAATGTTAAAAGACAATCACATTGCTCAATTTGGAAGCATTCAGAAAGCTGTTGCCCATGTGAGAGCCCGGCTTGGACACATGACAAAGATAGAGGTGGAAACAGGGTCTGAAGCTGAAGTGTACGATGCAGTTAAAGCTAATGCAGACATTATTATGTTTGATAATTGCATACCGAAAGACGCAGCTGCTTATGCAACACTTGTACCGGATCACATTGTAACCGAGGTATCAGGGGGCATCACACTTGAGAATCTCGCCTTTTATCAACAGGCAGGCATTGATTATATTTCACTCGGTTGTCTGACACACTCGGTTAATAGTCTTGATATAAGTCTTCGAATGAAGGGAGAAGTAGAATGA
- the nadA gene encoding quinolinate synthase NadA, translated as MSILDTLTVPSGLPERYKQLPIEEMKTQISTIKKVMGDRLYLPAHHYQKDEVVQFADDTGDSLQLAQLAAQNKQAETIVFCGVHFMAETADILTEDNQTVILPDMRAGCSMADMADIYQTERAWKQLKTLFGNTMLPLTYVNSTAAIKSFVGKHGGATVTSSNAMAMVDWAFTQKERILFLPDQHLGRNTAYELGVSLEAMAVWDPINDTLEYEGNYDDVKVILWKGHCSVHEKFTLENISDIRRKHPGINVIVHPECSYEVVEQSDFSGSTKMIIETIEQASQGSKWAIGTEMNLVNRIIQQHPDKEIVSLNPNMCPCLTMNRIDLPHLLWALEEVLDGRKTNQIKVDRDTSLYAIKALDRMLERA; from the coding sequence ATGAGCATTCTGGATACGTTAACAGTCCCAAGTGGCCTTCCTGAACGATACAAGCAATTACCTATTGAGGAAATGAAAACGCAGATTTCAACCATTAAGAAAGTAATGGGTGACAGGTTATATCTTCCTGCCCATCATTATCAAAAAGACGAAGTGGTTCAGTTCGCTGATGATACAGGGGATTCACTCCAGTTAGCTCAGCTCGCGGCTCAAAATAAACAAGCAGAAACGATTGTATTCTGTGGTGTTCACTTTATGGCAGAAACAGCTGACATTCTGACTGAAGACAATCAAACTGTTATTCTTCCTGATATGCGAGCCGGTTGTTCTATGGCAGACATGGCAGATATTTATCAAACGGAGCGGGCTTGGAAACAGCTTAAAACTCTTTTTGGTAATACGATGCTGCCACTAACTTACGTAAACTCAACAGCAGCAATTAAATCTTTTGTTGGGAAGCATGGTGGGGCAACTGTTACCTCTTCAAATGCAATGGCAATGGTAGACTGGGCTTTCACGCAAAAAGAACGAATTCTCTTTTTACCGGATCAACATTTAGGCCGCAATACAGCTTATGAACTCGGCGTCTCCCTTGAAGCTATGGCAGTGTGGGATCCCATTAACGATACGCTTGAGTATGAAGGAAACTATGATGATGTAAAAGTGATTCTCTGGAAAGGGCATTGCTCCGTTCATGAGAAGTTCACATTGGAAAACATTTCAGATATACGTAGGAAGCATCCGGGCATCAACGTCATTGTTCACCCTGAGTGCAGTTATGAGGTCGTTGAGCAATCAGATTTTTCCGGTTCAACGAAAATGATTATTGAAACGATTGAACAAGCTTCACAAGGATCGAAATGGGCAATTGGGACTGAAATGAACTTAGTAAATCGTATTATTCAGCAGCATCCTGATAAAGAAATCGTTTCTTTAAACCCCAATATGTGCCCTTGTCTTACAATGAACCGAATTGATCTTCCTCATTTATTATGGGCACTTGAAGAAGTGCTGGATGGAAGGAAAACCAATCAAATTAAAGTGGATCGTGACACTTCTTTGTATGCGATAAAAGCACTGGATCGAATGCTTGAACGGGCATGA
- the safA gene encoding SafA/ExsA family spore coat assembly protein gives MKIHVVQQGDTLWKIAQKYGVNFEQLKAVNTQLKNPDMIMPGMKVKIPSGGVPVKKKEMPIKEMKKEMKKEMPIKEMKKEMPKKKEAPMKKPKEKPSINMPINNELNMGLNMNMNMMPAEEKPKKVKPKETKPVEKAKPIEKKVEAKKSEKKPVEKAKGKAENLFYPMNDEEVLSEYESSSIEMPPPPNMPMNQGYTEVAGAQSYANKAYNEGYPGSVMGAHDYGNGPNQNVAGASDYGQKGNNGGYPGSVMGAYDYGNGPNQNVAGASDYGQKGNNGGYPGSVMGAYDYGNGPNQNVAGASDYGQKGNNGGYPGSVMGAYDYGNGPNQNVAGASDYGQKGNNGGYPGSVMGAYDYGNGPNQSVAGASDYGQKGNNGGYPGSVMGAYDYGNGPNQNVAGASDYGQKGNNGGYPGSVMGAYDYGNGPNQNVAGASDYGQKGNNGGYPGSVMGTYDYGNGPNQNVAGAEMNDYGQKGEESPDVAGTYANNSYNAMPGYPGSVAGAQSGYPNQNVAGTTQGYGNTGYPGSVAGASSNSMNMGYPGNVAGASMNGYGNPGYPGVAGMQSPYANKGNEEYPEAVMGAYGGYPNDQVGGMMDYPNQQVGGMMLPGYPNQQVGGMMQPGYPNQPMVSPYQQHDCGCGGNNQVSPYQQQMPNYANPGYVQGASKAPMMDYMGMESSYAESR, from the coding sequence TTGAAAATACATGTCGTTCAACAAGGCGATACGTTATGGAAAATCGCCCAAAAATATGGCGTTAACTTTGAACAACTTAAGGCTGTTAATACGCAGCTTAAAAATCCGGATATGATTATGCCGGGTATGAAAGTGAAAATACCTTCAGGCGGAGTGCCAGTTAAGAAGAAGGAAATGCCGATTAAAGAAATGAAGAAAGAAATGAAGAAAGAAATGCCGATTAAAGAAATGAAGAAAGAAATGCCTAAGAAAAAAGAAGCGCCAATGAAGAAACCAAAAGAAAAGCCATCTATTAATATGCCTATTAACAATGAATTGAATATGGGATTAAATATGAACATGAACATGATGCCAGCTGAAGAAAAACCAAAGAAAGTAAAACCTAAAGAAACAAAGCCTGTAGAGAAAGCAAAACCAATTGAGAAGAAAGTGGAAGCAAAGAAATCAGAGAAGAAACCCGTAGAGAAGGCAAAAGGTAAAGCAGAGAACTTATTCTATCCGATGAATGATGAAGAAGTATTGAGCGAGTATGAATCGTCTTCGATAGAAATGCCACCACCACCAAATATGCCTATGAATCAAGGGTATACAGAGGTTGCAGGAGCTCAGAGTTATGCTAATAAAGCATACAATGAAGGTTATCCGGGCTCGGTAATGGGTGCGCATGATTACGGAAATGGTCCAAATCAGAATGTGGCCGGCGCGAGTGACTATGGTCAAAAAGGAAATAACGGAGGCTATCCGGGGTCAGTAATGGGGGCGTATGATTACGGAAATGGTCCGAATCAGAATGTGGCCGGCGCGAGTGACTATGGTCAAAAAGGAAATAACGGAGGCTATCCAGGTTCAGTAATGGGTGCGTATGATTACGGAAATGGTCCAAATCAGAATGTGGCTGGCGCGAGTGACTATGGTCAAAAAGGAAATAACGGAGGCTATCCGGGGTCAGTAATGGGGGCATATGATTACGGAAATGGTCCGAATCAGAATGTGGCCGGCGCGAGTGACTATGGTCAAAAAGGAAATAACGGAGGCTATCCAGGTTCAGTAATGGGGGCGTATGATTACGGAAATGGTCCGAATCAGAGTGTGGCCGGCGCGAGTGACTATGGTCAAAAAGGAAATAACGGAGGCTATCCAGGTTCAGTAATGGGTGCGTATGATTACGGAAATGGTCCAAATCAGAATGTGGCTGGCGCGAGTGACTATGGTCAAAAAGGAAATAACGGAGGCTATCCGGGGTCAGTAATGGGGGCATATGATTACGGAAATGGTCCAAATCAGAATGTGGCCGGCGCGAGTGACTATGGTCAAAAAGGAAATAACGGAGGCTATCCGGGGTCAGTAATGGGGACATATGATTACGGAAATGGTCCGAATCAGAATGTGGCCGGTGCTGAAATGAATGATTACGGTCAAAAAGGTGAGGAAAGCCCAGATGTAGCGGGTACCTATGCTAATAACAGTTATAATGCTATGCCAGGCTACCCTGGTTCAGTCGCAGGAGCACAATCTGGTTATCCAAATCAGAATGTAGCTGGAACCACTCAGGGTTATGGGAACACCGGCTATCCTGGATCTGTAGCAGGAGCTTCTTCTAATTCGATGAACATGGGGTATCCGGGCAATGTGGCGGGGGCTTCAATGAATGGCTATGGTAATCCAGGATATCCGGGGGTTGCCGGAATGCAATCTCCATATGCTAATAAAGGCAACGAAGAATATCCGGAAGCTGTTATGGGAGCTTACGGAGGCTATCCTAATGATCAAGTAGGAGGAATGATGGACTATCCAAACCAGCAGGTAGGAGGAATGATGCTTCCTGGCTATCCAAACCAGCAAGTAGGAGGAATGATGCAGCCTGGTTATCCGAACCAGCCAATGGTTTCTCCGTATCAGCAGCATGATTGTGGATGTGGAGGAAATAATCAGGTGTCCCCTTATCAGCAGCAAATGCCGAATTATGCGAATC